GTCGCGAACCTGTCGGGCTTCTATGAGAACCGCTGGGTCTCGACGCGGCTGTCGTACAATTACCGCTCGGACTTCGTGGTCAACTATGGCCAGGTCGTCGATCCCGCGCTGGGTGCCGGCGTATTGGGTCCGGCGCTGCCGGTCATCGAACGCGGGCGGGGTACGCTCGATTTCGCGGCGACGCTGAGCCCGATCGAGAATATCACCCTGACCTTCAATGCGACCAACCTGCTGGGCGCGGCGGTGAGCAATTCGCGACAGTTCAACGCGCTCGGCCAATCCTATGACTGGCAGACCCGCTTCCTCGAAAGCGTCTATCGCGTCGGCGTCCGCTTCCGCTTCTGATCCTTTCGACCGCATTCAATCCGGGAATATGATGATGAAACACCTGCTGATGATCGCCGCCGCCGGGTTCGCGATGAGCGCCGCGCTGCCCGCCGACGCGCGCGACATGTGGACCAAGGAACAGGCCAACGCTTGGTACGCCAAACAGCCTTGGATGGTCGGCGCCAACTACAATAACCGCAGCGCGATCAACCAGTTCGAGATGTGGCAGGCGGCGACCTTCAACCCGAAGGAGATCGACGAGGAACTGGGCTGGGCGTCGGCGATGGGCATGAACATCATGCGCGTCTATCTCCACAACATGCTGTGGGAAGAGGACGCCAAAGGTCTCAAGCAGCGCATGGAAACGTTCCTGCAGATCGCGGACAAACACAAGATCCGCATCATGTTCGTGCTGTTCGACAGCTGCTGGGATCCCAACCCCGTCTCCGGCCCGCAACGCCCGCCAATCCCCGGCGTGCATAATTCGGGCTGGATGCAGGCGCCGGGCGCGGCGCGGCTGGCGGACAAGAGCCGCTATGGCGAGCTCGAAGCCTATGTGAAGGACATTGTCGGCCATTTCGCGAACGACAAGCGCATCGCCGTCTGGGACGTGTGGAACGAGCCCAACAATGAGGGCGGCGGTGGCGGTTCCTACAAGCCGACGCCCCAGAAGAAGCAGCTGGTCGCCGGCCTGCTTGGTCCGGTGTTCGAATGGGCGCGCAGCGCCAATCCATCGCAGCCGCTGACCAGCGGACTGTGGATCGGACAGAATTGGGATCAGATGGACAAGCTCGACGCGGTCGAGAAGATCCAAGTGACCCAGTCCGACGTCAACAGCTTCCATGATTACAGCTGGCCCGAGACGTTCGAGAAGCGTGCGAAGCAGATGCTGAGCTATGGCCGCCCGGTGCTCGTCACCGAATATATGGCGCGCGGCAATGGATCGACCTTCGACGGGTCGCTTCCGCTGGGCAAGAAATACAATCTTGCGATGATCAACTGGGGTTTTGTCGACGGCAAGTCGCAGACGCGGATGCCGTGGGACAGCTGGAAAAAGCCTTACACCTACGAGCAGCCTACGATCTGGTTCCACGAAGTCCTGCGCTCGGACGGGAAACCTTATCGCCAGGCCGAGGTCGACCTGATCAAGCGACTGACGACTGAGGCGAATGGCCCGCGTCGCTGACCGTCGCATGCCGGAGCCGGGCGTCACGCGCGCCTGTGCTCCGGCACAGGCGCGGTTGCGCGTCGCTGCGACCGAGGCACGTGAACAGCGGCGGTTCGAAGCGATTTGCGCGCGCGAGTTGATGGGCGATATCTGCTGAACGTCCCACGGTTTCCGGAGTCGTCTGTTCGTGCCCGCTTTCCCATCCCGGTCGCCCGACTTCCATCGCGACATGGTCGATATCGCCGGTGGCACCTTCCGAATGGGCTCGGAGGCTTTCTATCCGGAGGAAGCGCCGCACCGACTGGTGCGGGTCGGCGGGTTTCGGATCGACGTGACCCCGGTGACCAATGCCCAGTTCGCGGCGTTCGTGGAGGCGACGGGGCATCGCACCCTTGCCGAAATTCCTCCCGATCCGAAGCTGTATCCCGGATTGGATCCGTCGCTCGCGGTTGCGGGGTCGGCGGTATTTCAACGCACGTCCGTGCCCGTGCCACTCGACGATTACAGCCAATGGTGGGACTTCGTCCCCGGAGCCGACTGGCGGCATCCGGCCGGGCCCGACAGCGATGCGCTGCCCGATCATCCGGTCGTCCAGATCGCGTACAAGGACGCCGAAGCCTATGCCCGATGGGCGGGCAAGGCGCTGCCGACCGAGGCCGAATGGGAGTTCGCCGCGCGCGGCGGCCTCGACGGCGCGGAATATGCCTGGGGCGACGCGTTGACGCCGAACGGCGCGGTGCTCGCCAATTTCTGGCAGGGACAGTTCCCGTTCGCGACGACCCGGCCCGACGGCCAGTTCCGCACCACGCCGGTCGGCAGCTTTCCGCCCAATGGCTATGGCCTGTACGATATGATCGGCAATGTCTGGGAATGGACCCGCGACTGGTATGGAGCGCCGGGCGGCAATCCGGGCAAGGCATGTTGCGCGATCGACAATCCGCGCGGGGCGCAATTGCGCGAGAGCTTCGAGCCGGGTGATCCGATGCGGACGGGACGCAAGGTGATGAAGGGCGGATCGCATCTCTGCGCGCCCAATTACTGCCAGCGCTATCGCCCCGCCGCGCGCCATCCGCAGGCGATCGACAGCCCCACCAGCCATATCGGCTTTCGCTGCATCATCCGGGATTAGGGTTCGGGACCCTAATCCTCCGGCCTCCCGTCGATCGGTCCGCGCTCCAGATGCGGCTTGACCTTTACCGGGCGGTCGTCGCCCTGGTCGCGGCGCCACTCGGCCAGCTTCGCGCGCAGCTTGACCATCACCGCCCGGTTTCTCGGATCGGCGGCAAGGTTACGGGTTTCGTCCGGGTCTGCGGTCAGGTCGTACAGTTCCTCCGCCGGGCGGGTGTAATAGGCATCGACGATCGCCTTTGCCTTGGCATCGCTTTCCGCCGCGCGCCGCCATGACGGGAAATAGGCACCCGAACCCAGCCGCGCGGCCCATTGGTCGATATGGGTGGTGAACAATGTGTCGGGACGCAGATTGACGATATATTTCCAGCGCGCCGTACGCACGCTGCGCATTGGAAAGACGTTGATGTTGACGTCGTTATTGTGGGTGGTGAAGATTTCGGGCCGCCCCTTGAACCGCCCACCCGGGCGCAGCGCCGCGGCGAAGGAGCGTCCGTCCAGCTCAGCTGGCTGCTTGCCGCCTGCAACCTCGACCAGGGTCGGCAGGATATCGACCCAGCTGACCATCGCCTGCGTGCGGCTGCCCGGCTTCACCCGGCCCGGCCAGCGCACGATAAGCGGCGTGCGCGTGCCGGTATCGTAGAGGTTCCACTTGCCGAACGGCCATTGCGCGCCGTGATCGGAAGAGAAAAGGACGAGACTGTCCTTGCCCAGCGTCGCATCCACCGCCGCCAGCGTCGCGCCCAGTTCCTTGTCCATCCGCGCGATGGCCGCGTGATAGCGGGCGCGCGCTTCGCGCGTCTGCGGCGTGTCGATCGATTTGGGCGGGAGCGTGATCGCCGCGGGATCGAAGCCCTCGCTGGTTTTGGGCCAGGGAACGTGCGGCCAGTTG
The genomic region above belongs to Sphingomonas sp. J315 and contains:
- a CDS encoding endo-1,4-beta-xylanase — encoded protein: MMKHLLMIAAAGFAMSAALPADARDMWTKEQANAWYAKQPWMVGANYNNRSAINQFEMWQAATFNPKEIDEELGWASAMGMNIMRVYLHNMLWEEDAKGLKQRMETFLQIADKHKIRIMFVLFDSCWDPNPVSGPQRPPIPGVHNSGWMQAPGAARLADKSRYGELEAYVKDIVGHFANDKRIAVWDVWNEPNNEGGGGGSYKPTPQKKQLVAGLLGPVFEWARSANPSQPLTSGLWIGQNWDQMDKLDAVEKIQVTQSDVNSFHDYSWPETFEKRAKQMLSYGRPVLVTEYMARGNGSTFDGSLPLGKKYNLAMINWGFVDGKSQTRMPWDSWKKPYTYEQPTIWFHEVLRSDGKPYRQAEVDLIKRLTTEANGPRR
- a CDS encoding formylglycine-generating enzyme family protein, producing MVDIAGGTFRMGSEAFYPEEAPHRLVRVGGFRIDVTPVTNAQFAAFVEATGHRTLAEIPPDPKLYPGLDPSLAVAGSAVFQRTSVPVPLDDYSQWWDFVPGADWRHPAGPDSDALPDHPVVQIAYKDAEAYARWAGKALPTEAEWEFAARGGLDGAEYAWGDALTPNGAVLANFWQGQFPFATTRPDGQFRTTPVGSFPPNGYGLYDMIGNVWEWTRDWYGAPGGNPGKACCAIDNPRGAQLRESFEPGDPMRTGRKVMKGGSHLCAPNYCQRYRPAARHPQAIDSPTSHIGFRCIIRD
- a CDS encoding sulfatase, which produces MTRLTRRIALAIGVALIVTPPALAREPAERRAPATKPQPNIVVFLADDLGYLDTTPGGDRDARTPNLAKLAADGLSFDQAFVASPACAPSRAAMLTGLMPARNGAEANHGKARDELKKLPAYLQAQGYQVVAFGKVAHYQHTKDYGFDHFAHDTFHDHDGVPAAISWLKTRTDKRPLAIFVGSNWPHVPWPKTSEGFDPAAITLPPKSIDTPQTREARARYHAAIARMDKELGATLAAVDATLGKDSLVLFSSDHGAQWPFGKWNLYDTGTRTPLIVRWPGRVKPGSRTQAMVSWVDILPTLVEVAGGKQPAELDGRSFAAALRPGGRFKGRPEIFTTHNNDVNINVFPMRSVRTARWKYIVNLRPDTLFTTHIDQWAARLGSGAYFPSWRRAAESDAKAKAIVDAYYTRPAEELYDLTADPDETRNLAADPRNRAVMVKLRAKLAEWRRDQGDDRPVKVKPHLERGPIDGRPED